The window CACAGCATTGTTGGATTATTTCTTTAGGATCCACAATCCTACAACCCTAGACCGGCAAGGAAATGATATGGGGTCAAGTTATCGATCAGCCATTTTTTTCCAAAACGAGATCGAGAAAAAAGAAGCGGAAGAAATGATTAACATTGTCAACGCTTCTAACAAATGGGACACCAAGGTTGTGACACGCCTAGAATCATTTGAAAAATTCTGGCCTGCAGAGCCCGAGCACCAAGATTACCTGGTGAGGTATCCCAATGGCTATACTTGTCATTTTG of the Cyclobacterium marinum DSM 745 genome contains:
- the msrA gene encoding peptide-methionine (S)-S-oxide reductase MsrA, with amino-acid sequence MGKLKKAYLAGGCFWGMEDLFRTQKGIKDTEVGYLGGENENPTYRNHPGHAEGLEITYDPEETSFTALLDYFFRIHNPTTLDRQGNDMGSSYRSAIFFQNEIEKKEAEEMINIVNASNKWDTKVVTRLESFEKFWPAEPEHQDYLVRYPNGYTCHFERFDESYL